The Dromaius novaehollandiae isolate bDroNov1 chromosome 3, bDroNov1.hap1, whole genome shotgun sequence genome includes the window CAAATCTGAGGGCGTAAAGGGAAAGATTTGGAAAATACCAGTGGCTATCAGCCTCTTGAAGCTATCAATTTCCTCTCCAGTCACCATATCCTTTTCTCTCTGGTCAGGAGAATAAGCATTAGTGTCAATCTATAGGGTAAGAGCAGGACCAGCCTGCTGGAAGGATTTCCATTCAAACCCACAGCCTGGACATTCACTGACCTGACAGGAGGAAGCTTTGGAAAGGTCTGCACAAAGTCGCAGAGCCAGTAGTCCTCAGGGATCATTTCTTTGGCTCTCTGTGTAGGtcatcaggctgctcagggctgcatgcacaggagagggggaggattgGATGTCCTTTAGAAAAGGATATCTTGGTGGCAGATGACCCAGCAGGCATGAAGGCCTGATGTGACCTTGCTGAGTGTGGGGCCTCCCCAGCGCAGCACAAACTCACATCTGTGGCACAGATGCCTGCAGCCCTAAGCACCGCTGAGCGCCTGAGAGGTGGCTAAATTTCTATATGTGTATGTCTATGCCACCCGTCCTGCTCTCCCCACCTGTGCTCATTCCCAAATTCCCAGTGCCCACCTCCACATCTTCACAGTCTGTCCTGCCTTCAGATGGCACGTCTCCACCACTGCTTCCCTCTACTCCATCTGCCCCCAAATCCTCATTGTGCTTCACTTTGaggtgaagcaaaaaaaaaaaaaaaaaaaaaaaacaaaacaaaaaaaaaacaaaaaacaaaaaaacaccaaaaaacccccaaatcggAGCAGTTCTTTCCTCTTCCATGATGCTTCTATCTCCTACATGTCCTAAGGGTCAGTCTAGTTTTAAAAGGCTCATATTTGACAGAGATGGAGTATTCCAGGAGAATTTTGCTAGCTACCTATCAAGAACATTAAGAGATAACCCTTAACCACATAAGCTGTTAACATACAAACTACAGCATGTTTGGGACTGCTATCTTAGGATAAgctcttctcatttctctttctagGTTTGTCAGCAACATACCAGGTGACCTTGGTCACCTTCTCTTCCTTGGAAATTTCAGTTCATCTGTGTGTAAaagatttataattaaaaataattgtggTTGGCAAAGCCATgtgtgctttttctctcttttctttcctttttttgttaatgGAAGATGATGACTCTAGAAATGTGATGTGTTCTGTGTGTCAGAGCTACTGGAGATGGGACTCCTTCCAAAATCTTTATATTTTGCACACTTGGCTTGGCCCCTTGTTTAAGAAACGGGTTCTGCAACGGCCCTGCTGATTTCCTGTAGATTTCCACAGAGTGGCACCAGCCGCTTGTTTAAAGCTAAAACAGGCTCGTTTTTCACTAATACCATGCTGTGattcttgtgctgctgcagggAAGTTGGTTTTGTGCAAGTAAATGTGGTGTCCTTTACAGCTGGCAATGATTTACATTATTTAAGTCGCTGACTGTTGGGATTTATCGTAGACCTTACCATATTTCATGCTTTTCCTGAAGCCTTTAATCTCAGAGATCAGCTTTTGCTTGAAAAAAGAATGTACATTTCCACCCTTTCTGCTTGGAGAAAAGCCTATAAATATGATCTGATCAAGCCCTTCAGGCTCAGGCAAAATTTTCCTCACAGGCTTACACTAAAGGAAAAGAATGACAAAATACATTGcttaaaaatgtctcattttcagGGGGGTTTCAGTTGTGATGGTTTGGGGATAGAAAATGGAGCAAAGGCCCTTTTCTGTAAGATTTGGagtagaaatgttttaattttctaTTGAGAATGAAATAGAACTTTTGCTTTCAGGTCAGTTTAATCTAAATTGGAATAATCTGGAGAACCACCCAAAATATTTAGCTCAAGATGACTTCAACAAAATAGAGACTTGTGTCTCCGTTCCTGTCAGAAAAGTGCCTTGTGGGAATTGTAGTCTGGgagaccttttttttcctgtgtgctgtGCAGGAGCAAAAACAAAGGGGAAAGCATCCTTTCCATAAAGGAATCCACTGAGCTGCATTGACATTACAGACCATAAGTTCAGCCAGGGAACTGGTCCAGGACAGCTGGAGATGCTCTCAATTGCTTGAGATGCTCCAGCAATGTGCCTACAGGAATATGCAGTCACAGGAAGGTTAAGTTAAATTTTTAATGTTGTGGTCCAGTGCTGAACTGTTCAGGCTTTTGAGCAGTTCAGGTCAGTCCAATAGGGAGAAATGAAGCATTCTGAAAACATATTGATGTTTCTAAAGTGTAAATTTTTGAGTTTTCTCCTCCATTAAATTGAGTTTCTCTTCCATTCTATTTTTTGCGTCCAGTTtgagatgaaaataaatattagaagGTGGAGATTTCCAAATGGAAATTTCCAATATCCAAACTTACTCATTCTCACTATATTTGGGAAGAATATGAATAATGTTAGGCTATTTTAAGGTCGGAAGGGAACAATATATCATCTAGTCTAACTTCTTTCATAATGCACCACCCACTTTTATAAATGGAGAACTGAGCTAAGGAGCCACTAGGACAGCTTCTCCAAAAAAGTTAGATGGGTGCCTTTTGTTTGGATGGCTAATGAAGGTGGGAGTGCTTAAAATTTTGAGTATCTGTGGCAAGGCGACTTGCTGAGGGTGACCTAGGAAATGCATGGTAGGGACAGGAATTGAAGCCACTCCCTCTGCAGCACACATCCATGCTCCAACCATAGCACCATCCTCCTTCCTAACTTCGTGCTTTACCACAGCATGCATCCTACTTTTGGGCCTTGGCACATTTGCAGATGTCCTCTTTGAAGGCAAATTTCTTTATCCTGTGCGTGAAGACACTCAGTTGATTATAGGGATGCAGCCTAACTGGATCTGTGCCTGTCCTCAAGTCCAGATTTACCCATACTGTTTGTAGACTACCATGTGTTTCCATGTGGTCTTAACCCATATTCTGCAGCTTTCCTGATGGGAAGAACTTTCAAAGGCTCAGTACCATTAGTATGGGTTTAACTTCTGGTTCATGTGGCCTGCACAGTGAAGGTTCATTAGGCTAAGCCCTATGGATGGAGGGCATGCAAGTCATCACAGCTGCTGTGCCTGGAGTCCCCTCTCCATTTTGCAGAGacacatttctgcatttttactGGTATCAGCTTTGGGCAAAGGCGggtttttgcttttctgaaacaGGGTGGTTTTAGCAGTGATGGATTTCAGCTGacattcttttctccttttgaagTTGTAGGAAAACCCTTCAGtatcatttccttcttttctcaccGCTGGGTGTTTGGATGGATGGGCTGCCGCTGGTACGGATGGGCTGGTTTCTTCTTTGGCTGTGGGAGCCTTATTACCATGACAGCAGTCAGCCTGGATAGATACCTAAAAATCTGTCATTTGTTTTATGGTACGAAAGAAAAACTATACTAAGTGACATTacattccccccctcccccccctccaagAAGCTCTAGGCTATTAGAATTGTGAGCAAACAGGGTAAGGAATACAAAACAATTGCATATGATTTTCTGCTCCCAAGTAGAGTGAAATAAGAGAAGAATCAAATGTATAGCAAATGCAGATAAAATAGTGAAGGATTCCTAAGACCAAAAGCAACTGTTCTGATCATCTATGCCAGCTTTCTGCATAATATAGATCAGAATTTTGTCAAATGTTTCTGAATCAAAATCAGAACTTCTCTTGGATTAGATCATGTTATCAGGAAAGTAGCAAGTCTCCATTTTAAGATGTAAAGTCATGGGGAGTAAATAATACTGACGGTTGATTAATCCACAGACTAATGTCTGGGAAAAGATCTAGCTCAAACTCAACTTTCAGCTGTGGGATCTTGTTATACTTTGTTTGCTGAATTGCATAAGCCCTTCACCACCACCAAAGCTGTGCCCTTAACCTCTTCTTGGATAAATTATGCATCTTAACCTTTTTATCCTGTCACTGTAATGCAAGTTTTCTAGACTGAAATTATACTTAAGCTCTTCAAAATGCCTTTGATAAGTAGAGAGAGGAACACGCAGataaaagaaacatattttcatGACCCAAGAAATCTCAGCTAAATTTTTGTAGCTGGTCATATCCCCTTCACTGTTGTCCCTCTATTGTCAGTTTAAGCCACGGATTTTAGTAATTGCTCATGGATAAATCACTTTGTGCCTATCAAGGCCTGTTGAAGTTAACAGATTGAAGCACTGCACATCTTGCAGAGTCTTATGGCCTGACACATGACAGTATTCCTCTTTAGGTGCCTAAATTCCTTTAAGATATGTGGCAAGGTATTTAAAGCATCTACAAAGTTTGGACATGCAGTAGGATATAATAAATGTGATATTGTCTCTCTAATACAGAGATGGATCTTGAGAGGATGAAATGAATTTAGCAATGAAAGCTGGTTTTGCCATATCCATCAGTATCTTAAATCACTTTTGAATATGAAGTATTATATGCCCCACTCTTTCCAGTTAAAGGATTTTGGCCCAGTTTGGACAGATATTTTTGGTGCATTGGAAGGGACAAATTCCCCAACAAAATAAGGAGAATACTTAAAGCAACTTTTCATATGAGAAGCACCTTGCCCATGTGACTGAGGGACATGCAATGGGTCCCTTTATAATGACACGAGTATCAGTCATGTAGTGTTaaattttaagaagtgttttCAGCTAGGAAGTATGAGTAAGCTGGTCTGTCCAGTAGCTGAGTGTTATGTCCATTAAAAGCTGTGGCACTGCCCTGAGATCTGCTATCATAGATCTTGGaatgtctgtgtgtttttttttccttaaatgtgaGTGCAGGGAACATCTCATTCACTGAGTTTTATGTACATCATTCACATTTAGCAGGATTTCAGTTCTCTCTGTAAGGGTATTATCAACATAGTTCTCTGGCGCGTAGGACAGATTTAGGTATCTAGCATGACATCTGAGTTCAAGAGAGACAGAACACtgaaacctttttttccagtgctatcTGATTGTGGTTGTCCAAACACAATGATGGAGAGCAGTAAACAGGTAGCAAATTCAGTCCATGCAGTTAATGTAACCATTTTCTGTATAAGGACTTTTGGTCAGATTCATGTTCCTGAGACCTAGGATTTGCTGCCTGACTTTTCCTACACCATTCTTCCATTTTAAGGTTTTCACAATAGCTGTGAAAATAATGCCAATGTTTTGGTCCTCTCACTACTGTTTCTCTAGTTTTTTTCCACCTGAACACAACAagcctccctcctgcctctcAGGCATCATTCTTGAACACATCAGTGCTCATTGTCCTTCTAGTGATCTGGAAAGGTAAATTCAGCTGGAGAAGAGGCACTGCTTGCATTCGAACTGAAGTTGTTTCTTTcgctttggttttattttaagttGTTCTCAAACCCTCAAGAAAGCTACGCAACAGAAATTGCCATTGTTTTTTTGTCAGTGGCTGGGGAATGAAGACAAATTAGAGCTTTTAAGGCAAAAGGAGCTATTATAACACTTCAGTGTGAGTTTCCACATAAGTAATAGAATGTCACTTGGTAATTCCTGTATGAATCCAACATGTTGAATATAGCTGATGATGGAAAACTTGTAAATTGAAGCTTTTGTTACCTGAAATAGGGTTGTGTGTAAGGCAGGCAGTGAGACAATATTCCACCTCACAACATCATGCATGTCATTAGCATTTAATAAAGTCAATAGGTAAGGAAATGTGAAAAGGTCTATCACAGATGCTTCTGACCATATGTACCTGAGGAATTACTGGCACTGGTGAGTGGACATCATTTGGCAGatgtaaaaaaaatactgtgttgcaCAGTACATGGGGTGAGGAAACATAGCAGTTCTCAAAACTCTTGGTGAGAACTCTAGCCCTCAGGCATTAGCCAAACTAGTGAGGAATAAAGTTAAGATGACACAATTAAGGCCATTCCTAATGAGTACCTTCTTGCTTGCAAAACTGTTTTGAGGGACAAACTGCATGTGCAGTCTGGGAGATGGATCATAATTTGCCTTTCTCCCTCTGTAAAGTAAGAACTtttctatataaagaaagaaCTTTTCTATATTTAGATTCAACAGTGTCCTCCAAGACAGGGCCTATAGCATATTCTGTATTAATGAGGTATTCCACAAAGTGGGAaagcttttgaggtcacagagcTTAATACATATAGTAATCAATGTTTGCTGTTTATACACTACAATCTTTTTATAAATCAGGGTCTCATGTACAAAGCTAAGTACAATGCTTATTCCTGCAGATGAAAGATAGGAAAAGAATGACAAGGTAAAAATAAACCTGTGTGTTATTTCCTCTGTACAGTCTTGTCTTTCAATCCCTTGGGTTAATGATTTACATTGAGAAGTGTCTTGAGATCAAATTTCAGCCAGCTAATATATAACAGGAATAGAAAATCATGTAAGTTACATCACACAGTTCCAGCTAGTGAGTTGTCATACAGAACAATGAAAAGGATGGATAAAAAGCTTGGTCATGAATGTGGGTCACATCTCTGTGTCAGCTGGCCAacaaagcagttttgaaaactgcTGGACAAGATACCTGTGACCGTATCTGAACTACCTGTCTGGATTGCATTTGTAGGACTCTTTTAGGTTGTAATTCATCACAGCTTAAAGTAGAGGTCTAAAATGTGTAAGATAGAGCCCTCCCTACAGGTGTCTATTTCTCTCCATTAGGTATGAAGGGAGCCTAGGGTGGCCAGCTCAGGGGTCACTGTAGATACCTAGAAGGAGGTGAGATGAACCCTATAGTGGCTGTCAAACAAGCTCTTACTGCATGTGTAGAAGACAAGTTTGTGTCAAATATGCGTGGACATGCAGTTGTAACTCTTGAATTATTTTCCAGGTACCTGGCTTAAGAGACACCATGCCTTTATCTGTCTGGCAATAATCTGGGCCTATGCTACGTTCTGGGCTACGGTGCCTTTTGCTGGTGTGGGGAACTATGCTCCTGAGCCTTTTGGGACCTCCTGCACTCTGGACTGGTGGCTGGCACAGGCGTCAGTGGCTGGACAGGCTTTTATTCtgagtattcttttcttttgcctcctgCTCCCAACTGCGGTGATTGTGTTTTCCTAtgtcaaaatcattttaaaagtcaAGTCATCCACCAAAGAGGTTGCTCACTATGATACCAGGATTCAGAACAGCCACATACTTGAAATGAAGCTGACCAAGGTAAGTAGGAAGGTTTAACTCACTTTGCTTCATCACATCCTAAAAGTAGCCTTGGAGAAATTCAGTAATATCTGGTTCCAAGTATAGTAATGTTCTACTATGTCTACTATGTCGAGTGATAGTATGATGTTTTAAAGTGATTGTTCTAGCTTTCTCCTCTAATGATGTCAAGGTGGGTGAGAAGGAAGCTGTAACATAATTTTGTGATTAGTGCACCAGAGTCCCTGAGACATGATTCAGTCTGAAGCTCTGCCATAAACTTCCTGCATGACCTTATAGAAGTCATATCATCTCTCTGTGGCCCTGTTCCCCATCATAAAACTCCCTTGGCTTTCAGAAGCAGttgtaaaaagttattttaaggtATTTGAGACAAGTGCAAGTACTTTCAGACAGTTTATAGTTCTCTATTAATGGAGATATAAACAAAAAAACTCTTGTGATACTGCAATTCTTCTTATGCAAATAATTTATCATTTAGGTTCAGCCATGAGCTGCTGATAAAATGCACGCAAGtgataaaaattgttttccttctcagACCATGCCTTATTTTCCCTTTCTAATTTAATCTCTTTTCCTGTTTGGCAAAGGTGACAGCCATGATCCATGCTGATACTAGTTATTGTGCCAAAAAATCACTCAAAATAAAGGCTTGCAATAAGCAAAATGAGAATTCCTGGTTGTAAAAGATTCACCAGCCTCTGTGAACCAGGTCAGGAGGGAGACAAGCAACATGCTTTGATTGCTTGACTGatcaaacattcattttattacatttttgggAGCTGAACTGAAACTTTTATGACATACAGCAATAAGTAATATTGTGCCAGAACATATCTGGGAAGCTCTGCTTGCTACCAGTATGGTCAGTGCTGCCAATACAGCTGGTAAAGATGTGCTACTAATGCTGGGATATATATAAACTGGAAAATGAGTTTCCATCACAACCAATTCAACCCTGCAGAACAACTTGTAAAACAGACTGAGTTTGAAATCCCTGTGATGGACAAGAAAAGAGCATAAAAGCACAAAATTTCCCCCTCAATAATGTTGCCATCAGAACGTGAAAACAAAGGTTGAGGACAATGCAATATCCCAAAAACTTTTGCTTGCTGATGACTTTGTGTTGCAGACCTGCTAATTGCTTCATTCTAGATGACTATGCATGTACTAATATCAATCAGGGTGCTGAATAATAGTCTGTCAATGGTAGTGGTATGATGGAATATGCTCTTCAGTATGTGCTATTACATGATGTGATTTGAAGCTACGTCATACTGTGACTGAGTGCAGACAGGCTGGTTCAGGTAAAGTAAATGAATCACAGATTTTgcctctaaaaatattttctttaatatttaaattaaatatttccacaGCTATATTTCTTGACATGATAAGGAAGTGTGTTTCTCATTTACAGGAATTGCAGGAATTGCAGGAATTGCAGGAATTGCAACCCAAACATTCTGCAGacatttgttttttcaaagcaTCTGCAGATTCTAATGAATTCTAATGATTCTATGAAATCCATTGTATGGTTTGGCAAAAGAAAAACTAGATAATATACCAGAATTGTCACTCTCAATTAAATTCCCATTAATTTCAATTCCAGATTATGTCAGTAAATACATTAATTTCTATGTAGTGTGTATTCCCAGAGGTTTAACAGCCTGTACCTTCTTGAATGACTTCATGCTTGATTTTTCCACATGGAAAAGGATTCAAATTGTTGGCATTTTTGCACTGCAAGATAGGTCACAGACCCCACCCCAAGTACAGGCAGAAGATGAACCCGGTACGGCAAagctcttccccttcctcctcttaCAGACTTCCATCATGACAGGTTATCGGTTGCACTGGGTTTTGACATCTTCTCTGTGCAACATCAGCACAGCCTATAAGAGGAGAAGAAGCTCTGTGTTAGATCAGGGcactgcaatttctttttccttcatttcccaGTTCCCTTTGCTcttgcctcagtgcctggtacTGGGGGATACAGAAGAAAGAGCTACAACAGCTATAGACAGGAATATACCTTTCTAAACCAACACTCCTACAGAGACACTCAGGATCCCCTACTCCCAAATACCATCAGGACCCACTTCAGTCCTGGAAACTTCTTCAAAGACTTTGGTTTTATGATGTCTGGAGTCTGATTTCAAAGGACCCAGAATTTGGAAGACTTGCActtgattaaatattttaatgttttgttttccttgtgcaTGCCAGTTTCatcctgaaaaggaaaaaaagagcctgTTTTTTGACTGTTCTGCGTATCTGTTGGGAAGAGGATAGCTTCTTCCAATAAATAGAAATGAGGGACTCCTCAAATAACCCCCCAAAAAGAAGAACTCTACAGGAAATGTTTCCAGTTTAATCAGCATTCATTTCAAATGATTTCAGATTTTCAGATCATCATTTCAGATGATTTCAAAGTTTTCCagaaatttcacatttttatgttaaattctctaaaaaaaagagaatttgtaTTCTTTAAAAGGATTCTCCcccttaaataatttaaatttgacGTCAAAGAATTATTATATTCTGAGATGTCATTTAGTTTCCGCATGTTTAGGCTGACCTTATGGCATTTTAAAAGGTCTGTGTTAATAGAACCACTAGCTATTCTGCGACAAGTCACAGGAAAACAGGAGCTAAATAAAAGGAAGTGAAATGCTTGGCAAGTTTTGTTCATGCTGTAAATTTATATGAAGTGAGTTATAATTTTTCCATTCCGTGGCACATTCCCTGGCATTGTGCATAGTGGTGTGCTGTACTGTCAGTAAGGACAATCCTGCTGGATTaactcctttctctcttttccgTTTTCCTCTCACAAGGTGGCAATGTTGATCTGTGCAGGATTCCTCATTGCCTGGATCCCTTATGCTGTGGTGTCTGTGTGGTCGGCGTTTGGACAGCCAGATTCAGTTCCCATTCAGTTTTCAGTGGTACCAACTTTGCTTGCAAAGTCAGCAGCCATGTACAACCCAATTATTTACCAGGTCATTGATTGTAAGTTTGCCTGTTGCCGGTCAGGTGGACTGAAGACACTGAAGAAGAAGAGCTCCTTGAATAAATCCAGGTAATTTATTTCTTTGAGTAGTGGTATATCTTTAAGTACACAGTGCTCTAGACAGCTGTTCTAAAAATTTACCCAACAGAAGATCTGCCACGAGTCATGTCTCTTCTGATCTTATTTCTTGTTTTTGACCATGACCCATGCAGGGTCTTTCTTGCCATGACACTTCATGAAGTGATTCTAGCTGTATAAAGAGAAACAAGGAGATGGTTACTATAGATCCAGCTGTAAGTCCATTAATGTAATGGGAAAAAATCCCTTTGAATTTGGTGGTTTTCCTGTCctcctgttactttttttttcatgtcgCCATAAAAGCCACCTCCAGAAGGTGTTTATGACCTCCATTCCCAGTAAAGTAAATGGGAGAGAATTCTGTTCAGTTCTTACACAGTTAAACTCTTAATTCCAAGACTTCCAACCACAGAGTTGGCAGAGAGAGGTGCTAGTTCCTCAGTCACCCTCGAGGTACCAGTCAAGGTCCGTGTCTGTTCTTATCTAGAAGACATACAGAATCCAAATGGCTGTTCACTCCCCTCCTGTCCTGTTCAGATCAGGGTTATATCTATCTTTTTATTAGTCATAGGAAGTGGGGGGTAGGGGAGAAGGCAAACTGTCTTTTTCCTTCCACCAAAAACACTCCAAAGCACAAAGTGTAATAACATTTCATAATAAGGTCTTTGTTTTATCTATAACTTTGTGGCAAATCTGTGCTGACTATCAGTGAAGTTCATGGAAATACTGTGTAAATGCAGTAAAAAAGTGACGTCTTAGCTCTGTGGTATGTTACACGTATCTTTCTTTTCTGATAGACCTAAAATAAGACAATGTTATTTATTACTCTGACAGTGTAGGTTGGTATTAAGGCCACAGCTGACCTGCCAGATCTAAGTGACTGGAAATTCCTAGAATTCCAGGAGGATTATTTACTTCAAAATCCTGGATTTTGCCTCAGTGGTGCACCTATTGGAGGCATGAAGGCCTATTTCATCATCCATAGAGTTTCCTTACCAGTTCCACCATTTTTTAAACGTAATGTCCAGAGAAGGTGCCAATATCTCAAGCTTGCACAAATTCCCTTAGCAGATCATTCTATAACCTACATTCAGATTTATCACATCAGAACATACGGAGCCTATATACATTACATATGTTTAACTGAGGTGCGTAAGTGATAGTTTATCAAGGGCTTTGGCAGTTTTAGGCAAATGGGAGACAAATctgaagtctctctctctctctctctctctctctctctctgttttctgtactctctctctgttttctgtaCAAGGAGAATAGGGTGACAGTAACAATTTTAGGGGTTTTGATTAGGCAGGAGCAATCTCATTGGCAGAAAAAtgccacatttttaaaaacagcattcaGACTCAGggtaataaattaattaattaaaaagccTAAATCTGTAAGTAGTGTGCAGAAATGGAGATGAGTGATATGTCCCTACATAGCTGTTTGGACCTTCATTCACCATAAAGGGAGAACCTGCCACGCCGACTGCCATCCATCTATAGTCCCTTTTCATCCACACCCTCAAAAGTAGAAGATCTAACTCTGGTCAACTTCCACCAATATGTGCCTCCAATTTGgcttttaaatggaaaacaagGACTTGCAGCTTGATTTCTGGGACCTATTGGAAACCTCAGTAATTTACAGATGTCTTCCTGTGCCCTCCACTCCGATGCCGTTATACTCCCCAGCATCTCCACAGGCTTTGTTCGCATGTTTGGAGGCATCTAGGGTGTGCAACGGTTGGATTTGTGCTTAACTCACACGTTAGCACTCCAACTGAGAAAGGAGGTTTCATGGTTCTCATGCTGAACGAAAGGTAGGTTTCCGAGGCCTGTGTGGTAAAcaaattttctggaaaaatcacTTCCCAGCACTGGGAACTTAATCATTAGCTTGTTTCAAGCAATATAACTTCTCTGTTTCCTCCCCATAGGATGTATACCATATCTTCACATAGAGATTCAACAGCAATGAACGAAACCCAGCTGGAAGTATGAAGGCTCATTTCATACACAGCAAATGAAAACCTGATGACAAACAATCATATTGTCTCAAATTCTTCTTTctgtaaataaattaaaacatgaTGACAGTTTTATTTTACTCCCTAGTACTATgtacaatgtatttttttctatactAACTAAAACAGTGTGATTAGAGCTGAGCAAATATCTTAAATACGCAGAGATGGTTCATTTGTATAAAAATTTTGGCTTCACTTGAGAGCCtttgaaaaattattaattttttttgagcCCTCCAAAAATTGATATTTTTCCCCTCATGGGAAGTGAAGTGTTCACAAAGGCCAGTTTTACTCTACTATAGCTAATCTCCCTAGATTCCTCCTATAATCGCTGGAGAACCAGAGCATGAGAGAAAGGATTCCTTAGAGGACAAATCAGAGCAGGAGCTTGATTTATCAGGGCTCTGAATCACCCACTGGAGAAACATATAACATTAGCCCCATTGATTATCCTTTGTGAATATATATCCCTCCAAACTCTGGTGACTATAAGCCATCTTAAAACCACTTTGGTTTCAATccttctgttttcaaaaacattttttttagtcAAGGCAAGATCAGAAGCAATGCTCATGCAGTCACACATACGTCACAGATAGACAATATTTGTGAGTTAGAGGGGAAGAAGT containing:
- the OPN5 gene encoding opsin-5 isoform X2, which translates into the protein MNGMASDHNTSSQDEYLPHYLQKEDPFTSKLSRESDIVAGFYLTVIGILSTLGNGYVIFMSSKRKKKLRPAEIMTVNLAVCDLGISGTWLKRHHAFICLAIIWAYATFWATVPFAGVGNYAPEPFGTSCTLDWWLAQASVAGQAFILSILFFCLLLPTAVIVFSYVKIILKVKSSTKEVAHYDTRIQNSHILEMKLTKVAMLICAGFLIAWIPYAVVSVWSAFGQPDSVPIQFSVVPTLLAKSAAMYNPIIYQVIDCKFACCRSGGLKTLKKKSSLNKSRMYTISSHRDSTAMNETQLEV
- the OPN5 gene encoding opsin-5 isoform X1 gives rise to the protein MNGMASDHNTSSQDEYLPHYLQKEDPFTSKLSRESDIVAGFYLTVIGILSTLGNGYVIFMSSKRKKKLRPAEIMTVNLAVCDLGISVVGKPFSIISFFSHRWVFGWMGCRWYGWAGFFFGCGSLITMTAVSLDRYLKICHLFYGTWLKRHHAFICLAIIWAYATFWATVPFAGVGNYAPEPFGTSCTLDWWLAQASVAGQAFILSILFFCLLLPTAVIVFSYVKIILKVKSSTKEVAHYDTRIQNSHILEMKLTKVAMLICAGFLIAWIPYAVVSVWSAFGQPDSVPIQFSVVPTLLAKSAAMYNPIIYQVIDCKFACCRSGGLKTLKKKSSLNKSRMYTISSHRDSTAMNETQLEV